The following are encoded in a window of Limibacter armeniacum genomic DNA:
- a CDS encoding RDD family protein has translation MQDTYPITPASVTKRFIAFVLDYLLISAVMLIIALIWKGKALLAGDIYGDEQFALSALSALGAVLFMCKDLYRGVSPGRWIAGIEVRDNRDIRKVPSIGHLFLRNLFLAVWPVEMLVLLTSKGNARLGDRLAKTEVIDNPFREKRKKRVMVLLVLTVVIYTVISFLIMNSY, from the coding sequence ATGCAAGATACTTATCCAATAACCCCCGCCTCTGTTACCAAAAGGTTTATAGCCTTTGTTTTAGATTATTTATTGATCTCGGCTGTTATGCTCATTATAGCATTGATATGGAAAGGAAAGGCACTGTTGGCTGGAGATATTTATGGAGACGAGCAGTTTGCCCTTTCTGCTCTGTCAGCACTTGGGGCAGTATTGTTTATGTGCAAAGACCTTTACAGAGGGGTCAGTCCAGGTAGGTGGATTGCAGGAATTGAAGTGCGTGACAATAGAGATATTCGTAAGGTCCCATCCATTGGGCACCTCTTTCTAAGAAACCTTTTTCTTGCAGTATGGCCTGTTGAAATGTTGGTACTTTTGACTAGTAAGGGTAACGCAAGGTTAGGAGACCGACTTGCTAAAACAGAAGTGATTGATAATCCATTTAGGGAAAAAAGAAAGAAAAGGGTAATGGTATTACTCGTATTGACAGTTGTAATCTATACTGTTATTAGTTTTCTGATTATGAATAGTTACTAA